The following are encoded together in the Chaetodon auriga isolate fChaAug3 chromosome 4, fChaAug3.hap1, whole genome shotgun sequence genome:
- the LOC143320018 gene encoding monocyte to macrophage differentiation factor 2-like — MNLVRFMNNRVPPNKRYQPTEYEHAANCATHALWIIPSLLGSSLLHFQSEDQWERLSAWVYGAGLSSLFIISTLFHTVAWKKSHLRSVEHCFHMCDRMVIYFFIAASYAPWLNLRELGPWACHMRWLVWVMASFGTTYVFFFHERYKIMELICYTVMGVFPALVILSMPEQSGLGELLVGGACYCLGMVFFKSDGIVPFAHAIWHLFVAMGAAIHYYAIWKYLYAQPPNQVQTSR, encoded by the exons ATGAATCTTGTAAG GTTTATGAACAACCGCGTTCCTCCTAACAAGAGATACCAGCCCACAGAATATGAGCATGCTGCCAACTGTGCCACGCATGCG TTATGGATAATCCCCAGCCTGCTGGGCAGCTCGTTGTTGCACTTCCAGTCGGAGGATCAATGGGAGCGACTTTCAGCCTGGGTGTACGGGGCGGGGCTCAGCTCGctcttcatcatctccaccCTGTTCCACACTGTGGCCTGGAAGAAGAGCCACCtacg GTCTGTGGAGCACTGTTTCCACATGTGTGACAGGATGGTGATCTATTTCTTCATTGCTGCCTCCTACGCCCCGTG GCTGAACCTTCGGGAGCTTGGTCCCTGGGCGTGTCACATGCGCTGGTTGGTGTGGGTCATGGCCTCTTTTGGAACCACCTACGTCTTCTTCTTCCACGAGAG GTATAAGATCATGGAGCTGATCTGCTATACGGTGATGGGAGTTTTTCCTGCCTTGGTCATCCTCTCAATG CCGGAGCAGTCGGGGTTGGGTGAGCTGTTGGTGGGCGGAGCGTGCTACTGTCTGGGGATGGTCTTTTTCAAAAGTGATGGCATTGTCCCATTTGCTCACGCCATTTGGCACCTGTTTGTAGCTATGGGAGCAGCCATACACTACTACGCCATCTGGAAGTACCTCTATGCTCAGCCACCCAATCAGGTCCAGACCTCCAGATGA
- the LOC143320016 gene encoding actin-related protein 2/3 complex subunit 1B-A-like → MSYYSFLLEPISCHAWNKDRTQIALCPNNHEVHIYKKDGTKWSKIHELKEHNGQVTGIDWAPESNRIVTCGADRNAYVWTLKEGTWKPTLVILRINRAARCVKWSPRENKFAVGSGSRLISICYFEQENDWWVCKHIKKPIRSTILSLDWHPNNVLLAAGSCDFKCRVFSAYIKEVEEKPGPTPWGSKMPFGEMLFESGGSGAGQALGGGGGWVHSVCFSHSGNRLAWTSHDSTVSVAEGGKTGTVSSLSSETLPLLCVTFITENSLVAAGHDCYPVLFVYDSAKGCLTFGGKLDVPKQAAQKGISARERFQNLDRRASETQSTDKDLTTLHKNSISEISVLEGGRNQCTKFCTTGMDGGMGIWDVKTLESAMKNLKIV, encoded by the exons ATGTCGTACTATAGCTTTCTGCTGGAACCAATTAGCTGCCATGCCTGGAATAAAGATCGTACCC AGATCGCCTTGTGTCCCAACAACCACGAGGTCCACATCTACAAGAAAGATGGTACCAAGTGGAGCAAGATCCACGAGCTGAAGGAGCACAATGggcaggtgacag GTATTGACTGGGCTCCAGAGAGTAACCGCATAGTTACTTGCGGAGCGGACCGTAATGCCTATGTGTGGACCCTAAAAGAGGGCACGTGGAAGCCCACCCTGGTCATCCTCAGGATCAACCGCGCTGCTCGATGTGTGAAGTGGTCGCCCCGAGAGAACAAGTTTGCCGTTGGCAGCGGCTCACGCCTCATCTCTATCTGCTACTTTGAGCAGGAAAACGACTG GTGGGTGTGTAAGCACATCAAGAAGCCGATCCGCTCCACCATCCTCAGTCTGGACTGGCATCCCAACAAtgtcctgctggctgctggaTCCTGTGACTTCAAATGCAG AGTGTTCTCAGCCTACATTAAGGAAGTGGAGGAGAAGCCCGGCCCCACTCCCTGGGGCAGCAAGATGCCATTCGGGGAGATGCTGTTTGAGTCTGGAGgatctggagcaggtcaggcTTTGGGCGGAGGCGGTGGGTGGGTGCACAGCGTGTGCTTCTCGCACTCCGGCAACCGCCTGGCCTGGACCTCCCATGACTCCACTGTGTCTGTCGCAGAGGGAGGCAAGACCGGCAC GGTGAGCAGTCTGAGCTCTGAGacacttcctctgctgtgtgtcaccTTCATCACTGAGAACAGCCTAGTAGCAGCT GGCCATGACTGTTACCCGGTGCTGTTTGTGTACGACAGCGCCAAAGGCTGCTTGACATTTGGTGGCAAGCTGGACGTTCCTAAGCAGGCGGCCCAGAAGGGCATCAGTGCCAGGGAACGCTTCCAGAACCTGGACCGTCGGGCTTCAGAGACCCAGAGCACCGATAAGGACCTGACCACCCTGCACAAGAACAGCATCAG TGAAATCTCAGTGCTGGAAGGAGGAAGAAACCAGTGCACCAAGTTCTGCACCACCGgcatggatggagggatgggcATCTGGGATGTCAAG aCTCTGGAGTCTGCAATGAAGAACCTGAAGATAGTCTGA